The Cupriavidus sp. EM10 genome includes a region encoding these proteins:
- a CDS encoding LysE family translocator, with translation MPPLETLLPFLGIAVLLSLAPGPDNIFVLLQSAMHGTRAGLTVVLGLCTGLLVHTAVVAVGLAALLAASAVAFTVLKIAGALYLVYLAWQAFRAPVGDIGKGDAAARPVKNMYLRGVVMNLTNPKVVIFFLAFLPQFVNAKQGHVALQIMVLGFTFIVATLLVFGSIAWFSGLFGRVLMRSARVQRAVNWFAGTVFLALAGKLALSQR, from the coding sequence ATGCCGCCGCTAGAAACGTTGCTGCCTTTCCTGGGGATTGCCGTCCTGCTGAGCCTGGCGCCGGGGCCCGACAATATCTTCGTCCTGTTGCAATCGGCGATGCACGGCACGCGTGCCGGCCTGACCGTGGTGCTGGGCCTGTGCACGGGCCTGCTGGTCCATACGGCGGTGGTGGCGGTGGGGCTGGCCGCGCTGCTGGCGGCATCGGCTGTGGCCTTCACGGTGCTGAAGATCGCAGGCGCGCTCTACCTTGTGTACCTGGCGTGGCAGGCGTTCCGCGCCCCGGTCGGCGATATCGGCAAGGGCGATGCGGCGGCCCGGCCCGTCAAGAACATGTACCTGCGCGGCGTGGTCATGAACCTGACCAATCCCAAGGTGGTGATTTTCTTCCTGGCGTTCCTGCCGCAGTTCGTCAACGCGAAGCAGGGTCACGTGGCGCTGCAGATCATGGTGCTGGGCTTCACGTTCATCGTGGCCACGCTGCTGGTGTTCGGGTCCATCGCGTGGTTCTCGGGCCTGTTCGGCCGCGTGCTGATGCGCTCGGCACGCGTGCAGCGCGCCGTGAACTGGTTTGCGGGAACGGTATTCCTGGCGCTGGCCGGCAAGCTGGCGCTGTCGCAGCGCTAG
- a CDS encoding alpha/beta hydrolase domain-containing protein, translating into MEARAHGRHAAALALAATVTLLAACGGSDDNNGGSNAGSGGNTGTGNGAAKTPAVTLKITGTQDFAGTYGSVGQYEQVTGTVSGEVDPKDPKNAIIQALALAPVNANGMVEYSADFVMLKPKDMSKASGVLRYDAPNRGNILTMPNPAATPSDAVYMERGYVLLYSAWQGDVPKSTPARLTVTVPVAKNADGTSITGTYRSELVPTAATPMMSLPGGVFNGTMLPYAPASLDNTQPGYSLTRRINETDPRVAIPASDWKFARCDTGNPFPGTADPANVCLRGGFDPQYLYELVYVAKDPKVMGVGLAALRDTVSFFRNKAADSAGTPNPLAGRIRYAIGQGTSQSGNAMKTFLHLGFNQALDGSKVFDGIYAHVAARQTNINTRFAVPGGGGGLRTDHTAFGQTAPRGLDSNYVDDISGKTGGVMSRCSASNTCPKFFLGLSGTEFWQLQGSPVLTDANGFRDLKQPDNVRIYYYTGTQHGGAGGASSIAFAPTRNVYPAGTVIHHNDTFRALFIDLEDWVVKGSAPPASQVPALADGTLVRPASLTLPAMKGVSWPVSGVSTPIPDFQYLARYNGYPLLDFGPQYRREDESGIATILPPAYLNRDYAILVPQTDPSTGIPRAGIRSVEARAPIGTSLEFNYVATAGIVDLSNLTGSFIPFHKTEAARIAAGDGRPSLESLYTNQAGYVAAVTTAANDLVAQRFLLQRDADAIIARAVANPVLP; encoded by the coding sequence ATGGAAGCACGTGCACATGGGCGGCACGCGGCGGCGCTCGCCCTTGCGGCAACGGTAACGCTGCTCGCGGCCTGCGGTGGCAGCGATGACAACAACGGCGGCAGCAACGCCGGCAGCGGCGGCAACACTGGCACCGGCAACGGCGCGGCCAAGACCCCTGCCGTGACGCTGAAGATCACCGGCACGCAGGATTTCGCCGGCACCTACGGCAGCGTGGGCCAGTACGAGCAGGTCACCGGCACCGTCAGCGGCGAAGTGGATCCCAAGGATCCGAAGAACGCCATCATCCAGGCCCTGGCGCTGGCGCCGGTCAATGCCAACGGCATGGTCGAGTATTCGGCCGACTTCGTCATGCTCAAGCCCAAGGACATGAGCAAGGCCAGCGGCGTGCTGCGCTACGACGCGCCCAACCGGGGCAACATCCTCACAATGCCCAACCCGGCCGCCACGCCCAGCGACGCGGTGTACATGGAGCGCGGCTACGTGCTGCTCTATTCGGCCTGGCAGGGCGACGTGCCAAAGTCCACGCCCGCGCGCCTGACCGTGACGGTGCCCGTGGCAAAGAACGCCGACGGCACGTCGATCACCGGCACCTATCGGTCGGAACTGGTGCCCACGGCCGCCACGCCGATGATGTCGCTGCCCGGCGGCGTGTTCAACGGCACGATGCTGCCCTATGCGCCCGCCAGCCTCGACAACACCCAGCCCGGCTATTCGCTGACCCGGCGCATCAACGAGACCGATCCGCGCGTGGCCATCCCGGCCAGCGACTGGAAGTTCGCCCGATGCGATACCGGCAACCCGTTCCCGGGCACCGCCGACCCGGCCAATGTCTGCCTGCGCGGCGGCTTCGATCCGCAATACCTGTATGAGCTGGTCTACGTGGCCAAGGACCCGAAGGTCATGGGCGTGGGCTTGGCCGCGCTGCGCGATACGGTCAGTTTCTTCCGCAACAAGGCCGCGGACAGCGCCGGCACGCCGAACCCGCTGGCCGGACGCATCCGCTACGCCATCGGCCAGGGCACTTCGCAGTCGGGCAATGCGATGAAGACGTTCCTGCACCTCGGCTTCAACCAGGCGCTGGACGGCTCGAAGGTGTTCGACGGCATCTACGCCCACGTGGCCGCGCGGCAAACCAATATCAACACGCGCTTTGCGGTGCCGGGCGGCGGCGGCGGCCTGCGCACCGACCACACGGCATTCGGCCAGACCGCGCCGCGCGGGCTCGATTCGAACTACGTGGACGATATCTCGGGCAAGACCGGTGGCGTGATGTCGCGCTGCTCGGCCAGCAATACCTGCCCGAAGTTCTTCCTCGGGTTGTCCGGCACCGAGTTCTGGCAACTGCAGGGATCGCCGGTGCTGACGGACGCCAACGGCTTCCGCGACCTGAAGCAGCCCGACAACGTCCGCATCTACTACTACACGGGCACACAGCACGGCGGCGCGGGCGGCGCCAGCAGCATCGCGTTCGCCCCTACGCGCAACGTCTATCCGGCCGGCACCGTGATCCACCACAACGACACGTTCCGCGCGCTGTTCATCGACCTGGAGGACTGGGTGGTAAAGGGCTCGGCGCCACCGGCCAGCCAGGTGCCGGCATTGGCCGATGGCACGCTGGTGCGGCCCGCCAGCCTGACGCTGCCGGCGATGAAGGGGGTAAGCTGGCCGGTGTCTGGCGTATCGACCCCGATTCCGGACTTCCAGTACCTGGCGCGCTACAACGGCTATCCGCTGCTGGATTTCGGCCCGCAGTACCGGCGCGAGGATGAGTCGGGCATCGCCACGATCCTGCCGCCTGCCTACCTGAACCGCGATTACGCGATCCTGGTGCCGCAGACCGATCCGTCGACCGGCATTCCGCGTGCGGGGATCCGCAGCGTGGAAGCCCGGGCCCCGATCGGGACCAGCCTGGAGTTCAACTACGTGGCCACGGCGGGCATTGTCGACCTGTCGAACCTGACCGGATCGTTCATCCCGTTCCACAAGACCGAAGCCGCGCGGATTGCCGCCGGCGACGGGCGCCCGTCGCTGGAATCGCTGTATACCAACCAGGCGGGCTATGTGGCGGCGGTGACCACGGCAGCCAACGACCTGGTGGCGCAACGCTTCCTCTTGCAACGCGATGCCGACGCGATCATTGCCCGTGCGGTCGCGAACCCTGTGCTGCCCTGA
- a CDS encoding helix-turn-helix transcriptional regulator: MGEHLSADDVFYRLVDCIYESAMDVAAMPAALGLFSHYTCSASPSYLIWDKLAGQTRLGVTPHGCFTSTSTMPESMRALPSHAALVATADAGMLSGPYPETRTPFDCNGLANGIRLFDTHDVCVWMSATPERGTCPSFDCNQRVAQVMPHWARAARMQHRNFELSGLASMGLAGLDTLDFGVMVLQADMRVRYANSWAEALVQADSNLALDNGVLCAQPESLQSVLTKLLENAVQGGRHGGAAAGSWMHITSGGQPVPIIVMPLVSRQPVEGPWQLPMAMMLLGNSESRSVLDAGVLTSLFGLSRKESIIAIRLAAGETLNEIAEREFLSPHTVRVHIRDTLRKTGTHRQSELVRLLHLLPGVDLERAGACSPARPRAREARDNLNWGMTPPPDGRGAGIDARPPCDADGGAVPACTRT; encoded by the coding sequence ATGGGCGAACACTTGTCTGCCGACGACGTCTTCTATCGTCTGGTCGATTGCATCTATGAATCCGCCATGGACGTGGCGGCCATGCCGGCGGCCCTCGGCCTGTTTTCCCATTACACCTGTTCCGCGAGCCCGAGCTACCTGATATGGGACAAGCTCGCCGGCCAGACTCGCCTGGGCGTCACACCACACGGGTGCTTCACCAGCACCAGCACCATGCCCGAAAGCATGCGCGCGCTGCCCTCGCACGCGGCCCTGGTGGCCACCGCCGATGCCGGCATGCTGTCCGGGCCCTACCCGGAAACCCGCACGCCATTCGACTGCAACGGCCTGGCCAATGGCATCCGCCTGTTCGACACCCACGACGTGTGCGTCTGGATGAGTGCGACGCCCGAGCGCGGCACCTGCCCGTCATTCGATTGCAACCAGCGGGTGGCGCAGGTCATGCCGCACTGGGCGCGTGCCGCGCGGATGCAGCATCGCAATTTCGAACTGAGCGGCCTGGCGTCGATGGGGCTGGCCGGACTCGACACGCTCGATTTCGGCGTGATGGTGCTGCAGGCCGATATGCGCGTACGCTACGCCAACAGCTGGGCCGAGGCGCTGGTGCAGGCCGACTCCAACCTGGCGCTCGACAACGGCGTACTGTGCGCGCAGCCGGAATCGCTGCAGTCCGTCCTGACCAAACTGCTGGAGAACGCCGTGCAGGGCGGCCGCCATGGCGGCGCCGCGGCGGGGTCGTGGATGCACATCACCTCGGGCGGCCAGCCCGTGCCGATCATCGTCATGCCGCTGGTCTCGCGCCAGCCGGTGGAAGGGCCGTGGCAGCTGCCGATGGCCATGATGCTGCTGGGCAATTCCGAATCGCGCTCGGTGCTCGACGCCGGCGTGCTGACGTCGCTGTTCGGCCTGTCGCGCAAGGAGAGCATCATCGCCATCCGCCTGGCGGCCGGCGAAACGCTCAACGAGATCGCCGAACGCGAATTCCTGTCGCCGCACACGGTGCGCGTGCATATCCGCGATACGCTGCGCAAGACCGGCACGCATCGCCAGTCGGAACTGGTGCGGCTGCTGCACCTGCTGCCGGGCGTCGACCTGGAGCGCGCGGGCGCGTGCTCGCCGGCCCGGCCACGGGCCAGGGAGGCCCGCGATAACCTCAACTGGGGAATGACGCCCCCGCCCGATGGCAGGGGCGCGGGCATCGACGCTAGGCCGCCTTGCGATGCTGATGGTGGCGCCGTTCCGGCTTGCACTCGTACTTGA
- a CDS encoding SpoVR family protein — translation MAYLSTGSEWTFELIQRYDREIARIAGEFGLDTYPNQIEIITAEQMLDAYASAGLPVGYSHWSYGKHFLASERGYQRGYMGLAYEIVINSNPCIAYLMEENTMPMQALTIAHACYGHNSFFKGNYLFRTWTNADAIIDYLLFAKNYVAECEQRYGEQEVEMLLDSCHALQNYGVDRYKRPKKLSITEEQARQAERENYLQMQVNDLWRTLPKHRPHALREEEEAAEYEVTFPPEPQENLLYFIEKNAPKLQPWQREIVRIVRKIAQYFYPQRQTKVMNEGWATFWHYTIINQLYEEKLVNDAFMLELLQAHTNVIYQPPYHSPYYSGLNPYTVGFLMFQDLRRMCENPTEEDRRWAPEIAGSDWRQTLDFAMRNFKDESFLLQFLSPRVIRELKLFSVLDDDREGKLRVTAIHDDEGYREIRRLLATQYDLSNMEPNIQVTNVDIGGDRSLTLRHLQQDRRPLAQNFDEVIRHVTRLWGFTVRMEVVYEDGRRELKYECKPERRHHQHRKAA, via the coding sequence ATGGCCTATCTATCGACGGGCTCGGAGTGGACCTTCGAGCTGATCCAGCGCTATGACCGCGAAATCGCCCGCATCGCCGGCGAGTTCGGGCTGGACACCTATCCCAACCAGATCGAGATCATCACGGCAGAGCAGATGCTCGACGCCTACGCGTCGGCGGGCCTGCCGGTGGGCTACAGCCATTGGTCGTACGGCAAGCATTTCCTGGCGTCGGAGCGCGGCTACCAGCGCGGCTACATGGGGCTGGCCTACGAGATCGTGATCAACTCCAATCCGTGCATTGCGTACCTGATGGAAGAGAACACGATGCCGATGCAGGCGCTGACCATCGCGCACGCGTGCTACGGGCATAACTCGTTCTTCAAGGGCAACTACCTGTTCCGCACCTGGACCAACGCGGACGCGATCATCGACTACCTGCTGTTCGCCAAGAACTACGTGGCCGAGTGCGAGCAGCGCTATGGCGAGCAGGAAGTGGAAATGCTGCTCGATTCCTGCCACGCGCTGCAGAACTACGGGGTGGACCGCTACAAGCGGCCCAAGAAGCTGTCGATCACAGAAGAACAGGCGCGCCAGGCAGAACGCGAGAACTACCTGCAGATGCAGGTCAACGACCTGTGGCGCACGCTGCCGAAGCATCGCCCCCACGCCTTGCGCGAGGAAGAGGAGGCCGCCGAGTACGAGGTGACGTTCCCGCCCGAGCCGCAGGAGAACCTGCTGTACTTCATCGAGAAGAATGCGCCGAAGCTGCAGCCGTGGCAGCGCGAGATCGTGCGGATCGTGCGCAAGATCGCCCAGTACTTCTACCCGCAGCGGCAGACCAAGGTCATGAACGAAGGCTGGGCCACGTTCTGGCACTACACCATCATCAACCAGCTGTACGAGGAAAAGCTCGTCAACGATGCGTTCATGCTGGAGCTGCTGCAGGCCCACACCAACGTCATCTACCAGCCGCCGTACCACAGTCCGTACTACAGCGGCCTGAATCCGTACACGGTGGGGTTCCTGATGTTCCAGGACCTGCGCCGCATGTGCGAGAACCCGACCGAGGAAGACCGGCGCTGGGCGCCCGAGATTGCCGGCAGCGACTGGCGCCAGACGCTCGACTTCGCGATGCGCAACTTCAAGGACGAGAGCTTCCTGCTGCAGTTCCTGTCGCCGCGCGTGATTCGCGAACTGAAGCTGTTCTCGGTACTGGACGACGACCGCGAGGGCAAGCTGCGCGTGACCGCGATCCACGACGATGAAGGGTATCGCGAGATCCGCCGCCTGCTGGCCACCCAGTACGACCTGTCGAACATGGAGCCCAACATCCAGGTGACCAACGTCGATATCGGCGGAGACCGCTCGCTGACGCTGCGCCATCTGCAGCAGGACCGCCGTCCGCTGGCGCAGAATTTCGACGAGGTGATCCGCCACGTCACGCGGCTCTGGGGTTTTACGGTGCGGATGGAGGTGGTCTACGAGGACGGCCGGCGCGAACTCAAGTACGAGTGCAAGCCGGAACGGCGCCACCATCAGCATCGCAAGGCGGCCTAG
- a CDS encoding YeaH/YhbH family protein, protein MGTVIDRRENGGNKSAVNKQRFIKRYREQIRQAVAKAVSGRKIMDIEQSGQVSIPVKDISEPIFHHGQGGKREWIHPGNKKFVRGDSFDRQQQGSGGTGSRASDSGEGEDDFVFTLSREDFLNFFFEDMALPDLAKRHLAKIAEVRKVRAGFSIDGTPSNLSILRTMRSSLGRRIALSSPYMKRLHELEIEYNQVLEQDGPYSERAEALMEKMRHLRAQVDRVPFIEKLDLRYNNRVLKKRPQAQAVMFCLMDVSGSMDESRKDLAKRFFMLLYLFLKRNYERIDVIFIRHHTVAKEVDEEDFFHSRESGGTVVSSALKLMVEVIHDRYPPSQWNIYCAQASDGDNWAGDSELCGRLLRESILPLVQYYAYVEVASEEPQNLWEEYLTVKSQFEHFAMQRIIGADEIYPVLHDLFQKRAAWPAHR, encoded by the coding sequence ATGGGCACGGTCATCGATCGGCGCGAGAACGGCGGCAACAAGAGTGCCGTCAACAAGCAACGCTTCATCAAGCGCTACCGCGAGCAGATCCGGCAAGCGGTAGCGAAGGCGGTGTCCGGCCGGAAGATCATGGACATCGAGCAGAGCGGGCAGGTGTCCATTCCGGTCAAGGACATCTCCGAGCCGATCTTCCACCACGGGCAGGGCGGCAAGCGGGAGTGGATTCACCCCGGCAACAAGAAGTTCGTGCGGGGTGACAGCTTCGACCGCCAGCAGCAGGGCAGTGGCGGCACCGGGTCGCGTGCCAGCGACAGCGGCGAAGGCGAGGACGATTTCGTCTTCACGCTGTCGCGCGAGGATTTTCTCAACTTCTTCTTCGAGGACATGGCGCTGCCGGACCTGGCCAAGCGCCATCTGGCCAAGATTGCCGAGGTGCGCAAGGTGCGCGCCGGCTTCTCGATCGACGGCACGCCTTCGAACCTGTCGATCCTGCGCACCATGCGCAGTTCGCTCGGGCGGCGCATCGCGCTGTCCAGCCCCTACATGAAGCGGTTGCACGAGCTGGAGATCGAATACAACCAGGTCCTGGAGCAGGACGGGCCGTATTCGGAACGGGCCGAGGCGCTGATGGAAAAGATGCGCCATCTTCGCGCCCAGGTGGACCGCGTGCCGTTCATCGAGAAGCTCGACCTGCGCTACAACAACCGCGTGCTGAAGAAGCGCCCGCAGGCGCAGGCGGTGATGTTCTGCCTGATGGACGTGTCAGGGTCGATGGACGAAAGCCGCAAGGACCTGGCCAAGCGCTTCTTCATGCTGCTGTACCTGTTCCTGAAGCGGAACTACGAGCGCATCGACGTGATATTCATCCGGCATCACACGGTGGCCAAGGAAGTTGACGAGGAAGATTTCTTCCATTCCCGGGAGTCAGGTGGTACCGTGGTTTCCAGCGCGCTGAAGCTGATGGTGGAAGTGATTCACGACCGCTATCCGCCCAGCCAGTGGAATATCTATTGCGCCCAGGCGTCGGACGGCGATAACTGGGCAGGCGATTCCGAACTGTGCGGCCGGCTGCTGCGCGAGTCGATACTGCCGCTGGTGCAGTACTACGCATATGTGGAGGTGGCTTCGGAAGAACCGCAGAACCTTTGGGAAGAGTACCTGACGGTGAAGAGCCAGTTCGAGCACTTTGCGATGCAGCGCATCATCGGTGCCGACGAGATCTACCCCGTGCTGCACGATCTCTTCCAGAAGCGCGCGGCGTGGCCGGCCCACCGATAG
- a CDS encoding PrkA family serine protein kinase → MDIFGHYATRFEARKEEEYSIQEYLEICKKDPAAYATAAERMLAAIGQPELVDTHHDPRLSRLFFNKVIRVYPAFRDFYGMEDTIEQIVSFFKHAAQGLEERKQILYLLGPPGGGKSSLAEKLKALMEEIPIYALKGSPIHESPLGLFSPEEDGKIMEEDYGIPVRYLNTIPSPWAVKRLHEFNGDITRFRVVKLRPSVLAQIAISKTEPGDENNQDISSLVGKVDIRKLEDFPQDDPDAYSYSGGLCLANRGLLEFVEMFKAPIKVLHPLLTATQEGNYKGTEGFGAIPFDGVILAHSNEAEWQTFKADKNNEAFLDRIYIVKVPYCLRVSDEVKIYDKLLRSSSLSAAPNAPNTLKMMAQFAVLTRIKEPENSNVFSKMRVYDGESLKDVDPKAKSYQEYRDYAGIDEGMNGLSTRFAFKVLSKVFNFDNTEVAANPVHLLYVLEQQIEREQFPPEQEAKLMSYIKEYLTTPYVEFIGKEIQTAYLESYSEYGQNIFDRYVVFADLWIQDQEYRDPNTGEILDRNALNDELEKVEKPAGISNPKDFRNEIVNFVLRARANNGGKNPVWTSYEKLRMVIEKRMFSTTEDLLPVISFNAKSSREDQEKHENFVNRMVEKGYTPKQVRLLVEWYLRVRKSS, encoded by the coding sequence ATGGACATTTTTGGCCACTACGCCACGCGCTTCGAAGCTCGCAAGGAAGAGGAATACAGCATCCAGGAGTATCTGGAGATCTGCAAGAAGGATCCTGCTGCCTACGCGACCGCCGCCGAACGCATGCTCGCCGCTATCGGACAGCCTGAACTGGTGGATACCCACCACGATCCGCGCCTGTCACGACTGTTCTTCAACAAGGTTATCCGGGTGTATCCCGCTTTCCGCGACTTCTACGGGATGGAAGACACGATCGAGCAGATCGTCTCCTTCTTCAAGCACGCGGCGCAGGGCCTGGAGGAACGCAAACAGATCCTGTACCTGCTCGGGCCTCCCGGCGGCGGCAAGTCGTCGCTGGCCGAAAAGCTCAAGGCGCTGATGGAAGAGATTCCGATCTACGCGCTCAAGGGCTCGCCCATCCATGAGTCGCCGCTGGGCCTCTTCTCTCCGGAAGAGGACGGCAAGATCATGGAGGAGGACTATGGCATTCCGGTGCGCTACCTGAATACCATTCCGTCGCCGTGGGCCGTCAAGCGCCTGCACGAATTCAACGGGGACATCACCAGGTTCCGCGTGGTGAAGCTGCGCCCGTCGGTGCTGGCCCAGATCGCCATCTCCAAGACCGAGCCTGGCGACGAGAACAACCAGGACATTTCGTCGCTGGTCGGCAAGGTCGATATCCGCAAGCTCGAAGACTTTCCGCAGGATGACCCGGACGCCTATTCGTATTCCGGCGGCCTGTGCCTGGCCAATCGCGGCCTGCTCGAGTTCGTGGAAATGTTCAAGGCGCCGATCAAGGTGCTGCACCCGCTGCTGACCGCCACGCAGGAAGGCAACTACAAGGGCACGGAAGGCTTTGGTGCAATTCCGTTCGATGGCGTCATCCTGGCGCACTCGAACGAGGCCGAATGGCAGACTTTCAAGGCCGACAAGAACAACGAGGCGTTCCTGGACCGGATCTATATCGTCAAGGTGCCTTACTGCCTGCGCGTATCCGACGAGGTCAAGATCTACGACAAGCTGCTGCGCAGCAGTTCGCTGTCGGCCGCGCCCAATGCGCCGAACACGCTGAAGATGATGGCGCAGTTCGCCGTGCTCACCCGGATCAAGGAGCCGGAGAACTCGAACGTCTTCTCGAAGATGCGCGTCTATGACGGCGAGAGCCTCAAGGACGTGGATCCGAAGGCAAAGTCGTACCAGGAATACCGCGACTATGCGGGCATCGACGAGGGCATGAACGGCCTGTCCACGCGTTTCGCGTTCAAGGTGCTGTCGAAGGTGTTCAACTTCGACAACACGGAGGTGGCGGCCAATCCGGTGCACCTGCTCTATGTGCTCGAACAGCAGATCGAGCGCGAGCAGTTCCCGCCGGAGCAGGAAGCCAAGTTGATGTCGTATATCAAGGAGTACCTGACCACGCCGTATGTGGAGTTCATCGGCAAGGAGATCCAGACCGCGTACCTGGAGTCGTATTCCGAGTATGGCCAGAACATCTTCGACCGCTACGTCGTGTTTGCCGACCTGTGGATCCAGGACCAGGAGTATCGCGATCCGAATACCGGCGAGATCCTGGACCGCAACGCGCTGAACGACGAGCTGGAGAAGGTGGAAAAGCCGGCCGGTATCTCGAACCCGAAGGACTTCCGCAACGAGATCGTCAACTTCGTGCTGCGGGCCCGGGCCAACAACGGAGGCAAGAACCCTGTCTGGACCAGCTACGAAAAGCTGCGGATGGTGATCGAAAAGCGCATGTTCTCCACCACGGAAGACCTGCTGCCGGTGATCTCGTTCAATGCCAAGTCGTCGCGCGAGGATCAGGAGAAGCACGAGAACTTCGTCAACCGGATGGTTGAGAAAGGCTATACACCCAAGCAGGTTCGACTTTTGGTGGAGTGGTATCTGCGCGTCAGGAAGTCTTCGTAA
- a CDS encoding SDR family NAD(P)-dependent oxidoreductase gives MSGMMAGKVVVVTGAGGGIGRGIALGMAAAGARVVANDLGVSMSGEGGDAGPAQRVVEEIRAAGGEAVANTDSVSTWAGANAIVQCALDNFGRIDAVVNNAGNLRDRMFFKMNEEEWRSVIDVHLHGTFFVSRAAANYFKDQESGAFVHMTSTSGLIGNMGQANYSAAKLGIAALSKSIALDMARFNVRSNCIAPFAWSRMTSSIPAETPEEKARVQRLQKMEAGKISPVAVFLASDAASAVNGQIFAVRANEIMLMSQPRPVRSVHTSEGWTPETVAEIAMPAMQSSFFKLDRSPDVINWDPI, from the coding sequence ATGAGTGGAATGATGGCAGGCAAGGTCGTGGTGGTAACGGGCGCGGGCGGCGGCATTGGCCGCGGGATTGCGCTGGGGATGGCCGCGGCCGGTGCGCGCGTGGTGGCGAACGACCTGGGCGTATCGATGAGCGGGGAAGGGGGCGATGCCGGACCCGCGCAGCGCGTGGTGGAGGAAATCCGCGCCGCCGGCGGCGAGGCCGTCGCCAACACCGACAGCGTGTCCACGTGGGCGGGCGCCAACGCCATCGTCCAGTGCGCGCTGGACAATTTCGGCCGCATCGACGCCGTGGTCAACAACGCCGGCAACCTGCGCGACCGCATGTTCTTCAAGATGAACGAGGAGGAATGGCGTTCGGTGATCGACGTGCACCTGCATGGCACGTTCTTCGTCAGCCGCGCGGCAGCCAACTATTTCAAGGACCAGGAAAGCGGCGCGTTCGTCCACATGACGTCGACATCGGGCCTGATCGGCAACATGGGGCAGGCCAACTACTCGGCGGCCAAGCTGGGCATCGCCGCGCTGTCCAAGTCCATTGCGTTGGACATGGCGCGCTTCAACGTGCGTTCGAACTGCATCGCGCCATTCGCGTGGAGCCGCATGACCAGCTCGATCCCGGCCGAGACGCCGGAGGAAAAAGCCCGCGTGCAGCGCCTGCAGAAGATGGAGGCAGGCAAGATCTCGCCGGTGGCGGTGTTCCTGGCCAGCGATGCGGCCAGCGCGGTGAACGGCCAGATCTTCGCCGTGCGCGCCAATGAAATCATGCTGATGAGCCAGCCGCGCCCGGTGCGCTCCGTGCATACCAGCGAAGGGTGGACCCCCGAGACGGTGGCCGAGATCGCCATGCCGGCAATGCAATCGAGCTTCTTCAAGCTGGATCGCTCGCCTGACGTCATCAACTGGGATCCGATCTGA
- a CDS encoding LysR substrate-binding domain-containing protein — protein sequence MHYDLTDLRLFLNVGETENLTRAAERSFLSLPAASSRIKQLEEAFQTQLLIRQVKGVRLTPAGDELLRHAREVFRQLECLHSDLRPYAKGVKGRVRLLANTTATNSFLANALSRFLSENPDVDVELEEHLSADIVSAVGNGAADLGIVAGEVATADLDTMQLCSDELIVIAPVNHPLPAFKALHFAELLDTCRFVGLNQSSAIQSFLDRIASGMGKRISLRIQVGSFDAVCRMVEAGAGIAIVPNSCARRYASRKVLRFIRLEDDWARRELRLVRRPGRELPQFAETLIKYLAEAAREPV from the coding sequence ATGCACTACGACCTGACCGACCTGCGCCTCTTTCTCAACGTCGGCGAGACCGAGAACCTGACCCGGGCTGCAGAACGCAGCTTCCTGTCGCTACCGGCCGCCAGTTCGCGCATCAAGCAATTGGAAGAGGCGTTCCAGACCCAGCTGCTGATCCGCCAGGTCAAGGGCGTGCGCCTGACGCCGGCCGGCGACGAACTGCTGCGCCACGCCCGCGAGGTGTTCCGCCAGCTGGAATGCCTGCATTCGGACCTGCGGCCCTATGCCAAGGGCGTCAAGGGCCGTGTGCGGCTGCTGGCCAATACCACGGCCACCAACTCGTTCCTGGCCAACGCCCTGTCGCGCTTCCTGTCCGAAAACCCCGATGTCGATGTGGAACTGGAAGAACACCTGTCCGCCGATATCGTCTCGGCTGTGGGCAACGGCGCCGCCGACCTGGGCATCGTGGCCGGCGAAGTCGCAACGGCCGACCTGGACACCATGCAGCTGTGCAGCGACGAACTGATCGTGATTGCCCCGGTCAACCATCCGCTGCCGGCCTTCAAGGCGCTGCATTTCGCCGAACTGCTCGACACCTGCCGCTTCGTGGGCCTGAACCAGTCGTCGGCCATCCAGTCGTTCCTGGACCGGATCGCCAGCGGCATGGGCAAGCGCATCAGCCTGCGCATCCAGGTGGGCAGCTTCGACGCCGTGTGCCGGATGGTGGAAGCGGGCGCAGGCATCGCTATCGTCCCCAACAGCTGCGCGCGACGCTACGCCAGCCGCAAGGTGCTGCGCTTTATCCGGCTCGAAGACGATTGGGCCCGCCGCGAACTGCGCCTGGTCCGCCGGCCCGGCCGCGAACTGCCGCAATTCGCGGAAACGCTGATCAAGTATCTGGCGGAAGCGGCAAGAGAGCCGGTGTAG